In Synechococcus sp. CC9616, the following are encoded in one genomic region:
- a CDS encoding ferritin, producing the protein MKDLTRAINDHLASEFQASHTYLAMSIWLRENDLVGFSTYMLNKSNEERGHAYRMIAFLVDSDQQVELPTVDAPERSWPSVKDLFDVVASLEKGVTASIDRLYSLAEQLNERSATAMLDWFVEEQVQEEAEARFVCKRLRLAGSNTAALLLLDQQFLDGTALASVKGGSGFGAVAVN; encoded by the coding sequence ATGAAAGATCTCACCCGTGCAATCAACGATCACTTGGCCTCTGAATTTCAGGCCAGCCATACCTATCTCGCGATGTCGATTTGGTTGCGTGAAAATGATCTTGTTGGTTTTTCAACTTATATGTTGAATAAAAGCAATGAAGAGCGTGGTCATGCGTATCGAATGATCGCCTTCCTTGTCGATAGTGATCAACAAGTTGAGCTGCCCACCGTTGACGCACCGGAACGCAGCTGGCCCTCTGTGAAGGATCTGTTTGATGTTGTTGCCAGCCTGGAAAAAGGCGTCACAGCCTCTATCGACAGGCTGTACAGCCTTGCTGAACAGTTGAACGAACGCAGCGCAACAGCCATGCTCGATTGGTTTGTCGAGGAACAGGTGCAGGAGGAAGCAGAGGCTCGGTTTGTTTGCAAGCGTCTGCGTCTTGCCGGCTCCAATACGGCTGCACTGCTGCTGTTGGATCAGCAATTCCTCGACGGCACAGCTCTGGCGTCTGTGAAGGGAGGATCTGGATTCGGAGCAGTTGCAGTGAACTGA